A DNA window from Niabella yanshanensis contains the following coding sequences:
- a CDS encoding serine hydrolase domain-containing protein: MKPYILIVLLLAGFAPARCQLPGDHISQILKEAVNSKRSKSIIVGIIDSAGRRIYSEGVLSDRNPAKPDANTLYEIGSITKVFTSLILADMSLEGKLSLEDPISKWLPPSVKVPVRNGTEITLLNLSVHTATFPRFPFNTDPKNIDDPYADYNINRLYEYLAAYRADIDFGTRWRYSNTAYGLLGHLLTRAAGEKNYEQLVIDHICNPLKMGSTVISLTPALLKNTAIGHSEWGQPVGFLNLASLDGAGAFRSNVNDLLTFAAANLGWIATDLYPAMKLTHQSQIKKEAGGIDYATMGWTLWQNGGRNIVFKDGGTPGYRTFIGIDKVKKFAVVVLSNSNNGVTDIGTHIIDPGSKINTYQYPWALLDTLRQTLKRQGINETISRYRQLKANSSAHLLLNENQLNNLGIELRRSKKTAAALKIFELNAAEYPNSVVVYESLAETYKINGNRQKAIINFEKARQLDPDNPHWNYVLSRLTR; the protein is encoded by the coding sequence ATGAAACCATATATCTTAATTGTTCTGCTATTAGCAGGTTTTGCTCCTGCACGATGCCAGTTACCAGGTGACCATATCTCACAAATTCTCAAGGAAGCTGTTAACAGTAAAAGAAGCAAAAGTATTATAGTTGGCATTATTGATTCGGCCGGCAGGCGTATTTATAGTGAAGGTGTGCTTAGCGATCGAAACCCGGCAAAGCCCGATGCCAATACCCTTTACGAAATTGGCTCCATCACTAAGGTCTTTACCTCGCTGATATTGGCTGATATGAGCCTGGAAGGAAAACTCAGTCTTGAAGATCCTATTTCAAAATGGCTGCCTCCATCCGTCAAAGTTCCTGTTCGAAACGGGACAGAAATCACCCTGCTGAATTTATCTGTCCATACAGCTACCTTCCCAAGGTTCCCGTTTAATACAGATCCTAAAAACATTGACGATCCCTATGCGGATTACAACATCAACAGGTTGTATGAATACCTCGCTGCTTACCGGGCGGATATCGATTTCGGAACCAGGTGGAGATATTCCAATACAGCCTATGGGTTATTAGGGCATCTACTGACAAGGGCTGCAGGAGAAAAAAATTATGAGCAGCTGGTGATAGATCATATTTGCAATCCTTTAAAAATGGGAAGCACGGTTATTTCGCTTACGCCGGCGCTTCTGAAGAACACGGCTATCGGCCATTCTGAATGGGGGCAACCGGTAGGATTTTTAAACCTGGCATCATTAGATGGCGCGGGTGCATTCCGCTCGAATGTAAATGACCTGCTCACTTTTGCAGCAGCCAACCTGGGCTGGATAGCAACTGATCTTTATCCGGCAATGAAGCTAACTCATCAAAGCCAGATAAAAAAAGAAGCCGGTGGTATTGATTACGCTACCATGGGATGGACGCTCTGGCAAAACGGCGGAAGAAATATTGTTTTTAAAGACGGAGGAACGCCCGGCTACCGGACTTTCATTGGTATTGACAAAGTAAAAAAATTTGCAGTGGTCGTACTTTCCAACTCTAATAACGGAGTAACCGATATCGGCACGCATATTATTGATCCCGGTTCGAAAATCAATACCTATCAATATCCCTGGGCGCTGTTGGACACGTTAAGGCAAACACTAAAAAGACAGGGTATTAATGAAACCATTAGCAGGTATCGGCAACTTAAAGCTAACAGCAGCGCTCATCTTCTATTGAATGAGAACCAGTTGAACAACCTGGGTATTGAATTGAGAAGGAGTAAAAAAACAGCAGCGGCCCTGAAAATATTTGAACTCAATGCTGCTGAATATCCCAATTCAGTTGTCGTATATGAGAGCCTTGCCGAAACCTATAAAATAAACGGCAACCGGCAAAAAGCGATCATCAATTTTGAAAAAGCCCGACAATTAGATCCGGATAATCCGCATTGGAACTACGTATTGAGCCGGCTTACTCGTTAA
- the yddG gene encoding aromatic amino acid DMT transporter YddG, translating into MSQYTKTTAIGFCAVLLWSAIVGLIREVSHSFGATGGAALIYTVASLFLLLTVKWIPLKKFPKKYLVYGGLFMVSYELCLALSIGYSQNSKQAIEVGMVNYLWPSLTMVATIIFTKKKANWLIFPGIIIAMLGIIWVLGGEEGLNIGEMLSNIQTNPLSYGLAFLGAILWAAYCVVTVRMARGLNGVTLFFILVAVALWIKYIIIGDPAAMHFSASSVIYLVLAAGAMGFGYATWNVGILGGNVTVLTGASYFIPVLSAALSSVLLATPLGFSFWQGAMMVCAGSTLCWLATRVRSEAVPGPVSGGGH; encoded by the coding sequence ATGAGTCAATATACAAAGACAACCGCCATCGGGTTTTGTGCTGTTTTATTGTGGAGCGCTATTGTGGGACTTATCAGGGAAGTAAGTCATTCTTTTGGTGCTACAGGTGGCGCTGCCCTGATTTATACGGTAGCTTCGCTATTCCTGCTTTTAACGGTGAAATGGATACCGCTTAAAAAGTTTCCGAAAAAATACCTGGTATATGGGGGGCTGTTCATGGTCTCCTATGAACTATGTCTGGCATTGTCTATTGGTTACTCTCAAAATAGTAAACAGGCCATTGAAGTGGGCATGGTGAATTATCTCTGGCCAAGCCTCACCATGGTGGCTACTATTATTTTTACAAAGAAAAAGGCCAACTGGCTGATTTTTCCGGGCATTATCATTGCTATGTTGGGGATCATCTGGGTGTTGGGGGGCGAAGAGGGATTGAATATCGGAGAAATGCTCAGTAATATTCAAACAAACCCGTTAAGTTATGGTTTGGCCTTCCTTGGCGCCATCTTATGGGCTGCTTATTGTGTGGTTACCGTGCGCATGGCCAGGGGGCTAAACGGCGTAACCTTGTTTTTTATACTGGTAGCTGTCGCATTATGGATAAAGTATATCATTATCGGCGATCCGGCTGCGATGCACTTTTCTGCATCATCTGTTATTTACCTGGTGTTGGCCGCGGGAGCCATGGGATTTGGCTATGCTACCTGGAATGTGGGGATACTGGGTGGTAATGTAACTGTGCTGACAGGGGCTTCTTATTTTATTCCGGTTTTATCTGCAGCATTGTCATCGGTGCTTTTAGCAACGCCATTAGGCTTCTCTTTCTGGCAAGGCGCTATGATGGTGTGCGCGGGCTCTACTCTTTGCTGGCTGGCAACCAGGGTGCGTTCAGAGGCGGTACCAGGGCCTGTTTCAGGTGGAGGTCATTAG